The following proteins come from a genomic window of Gordonia westfalica:
- a CDS encoding CDGSH iron-sulfur domain-containing protein produces the protein MTGTQDSKRTAVRVVRGGPVLVEGPVDIELPDGSHVQSDRFMVAVCACGRSKNYPLCDTSHRKRRKRTAD, from the coding sequence GTGACCGGCACACAGGACAGCAAACGCACGGCGGTGCGGGTGGTTCGTGGGGGACCGGTGCTCGTCGAGGGCCCGGTCGACATCGAACTCCCCGACGGTTCCCATGTGCAGTCCGACCGGTTCATGGTCGCGGTCTGTGCGTGCGGCCGCAGCAAGAACTACCCGCTGTGCGACACCAGCCACCGCAAGCGCCGCAAGCGTACGGCCGACTGA